One window of Canis lupus baileyi chromosome 21, mCanLup2.hap1, whole genome shotgun sequence genomic DNA carries:
- the LOC140613451 gene encoding olfactory receptor 5B2-like, translating to MDNRTEGTQFILLGLTNAPELQIPLFIMFTLIYLITLAGNLGMMMLILLDSRLHTPMYFFLSNLSLVDFGYSTAVTPKVMAGLLRGDQVISYNACAAQMFFFVAFVTVENYLLASMAYDRYAAVCKPLHYTTTMTTGVCARLAIGSYICGFLNASFHVGDIFSLSLCNSNPVHHFFCDVPAVMALSCSDKHISEVFLVFMSSFNALFALLVILISYLFIFITILKVQSAQGHQKALSTCASHLTTVSIFYGTVIFMYLQPSSSHSMDTDKIASVFYSMVIPMLNPLVYSLRNKEVKCAFKKVVEKAIFSIGLAI from the coding sequence ATGGATAATAGGACAGAAGGGACACAGTTCATCCTGCTGGGACTAACCAATGCCCCAGAGCTCCAGATCCCCCTCTTTATCATGTTCACTCTCATTTACCTCATCACTCTGGCTGGGAACCTGGGCATGATGATGCTGATTCTCTTGGACTCCCGTCTCCACACTCCCATGTACTTTTTTCTCAGTAACCTGTCTCTGGTGGACTTTGGTTACTCTACAGCTGTCACTCCCAAGGTCATGGCTGGGTTACTTAGGGGAGACCAGGTCATCTCCTACAATGCATGTGCTGCTCAGATGTTCTTTTTTGTAGCCTTTGTCACTGTGGAAAATTATCTCTTGGCCTcaatggcctatgaccgctacgCGGCCGTGTGCAAACCCCTCCATTACACCACCACCATGACGACAGGGGTGTGTGCTCGTCTGGCCATAGGCTCctacatctgtggtttcctgaaTGCTTCCTTCCATGTTGGGGACATATTTAGTCTGTCTTTATGTAATTCCAATCCAGTCCATCACTTTTTCTGTGATGTTCCAGCGGTCATGGCTCTCTCTTGTTCTGATAAACACATTAGTGAggtgtttcttgtttttatgtcAAGTTTTAATGCCCTTTTTGCTCTTCTGGTTATATTGATTTCCtaccttttcatatttataaCCATCTTGAAGGTGCAGTCAGCTCAAGGGCATCAAAAAGCTTTATCCACCTGTGCTTCCCACCTCACTACAGTGTCCATCTTCTATGGGACAGTCATCTTCATGTACTTACAGCCCAGCTCCAGCCATTCCATGGACACAGACAAAATCGCATCTGTGTTCTATTCTATGGTCATCCCCATGCTGAATCCCCTGGTCTATAGCCTGAGGAACAAAGAGGTCAAGTGTGCATTCAAGAAGGTGGTGGAAAAGGCAATTTTTTCAATAGGATTGGCAATCTAA